One genomic segment of Paraburkholderia phymatum STM815 includes these proteins:
- a CDS encoding lipocalin-like domain-containing protein, with protein MPFRLFALAYVFSASLVFAAEPQFAAVSPGKAIELPRDAGAHPAYRTEWWYATGWLDTPDHQPLGFQITFFRSATGHPATDPSAFAPTQLIIAHAALSDPKLGRLVHDQKIAREGFGLAYAKPGNTDIRLDTWRMIRASDGRYDVYADAAGFALHLTFTPTQAPLLQGDNGYSRKGPLAEQASYYYSEPQLRVTGSVTRPAADGVSRAAKPTPVTGSVWLDHEWSSTLLAHDAAGWDWLGANLSDGAALMAFKVRGVDGHAVWAHAALRAADGRVTQYGPGEVDFTPARQWRSPRTGTQYPVATVVRTGDTRWQLTPLLDDQELDSRESTGALYWEGAVTVSRNGQQAGHGYLELTGYGKQLRLDRR; from the coding sequence ATGCCGTTTCGCTTATTCGCGTTGGCGTATGTGTTCAGCGCGTCGCTCGTCTTTGCGGCCGAGCCGCAGTTCGCCGCCGTCTCGCCGGGCAAGGCCATTGAACTGCCGCGCGATGCCGGCGCGCATCCCGCATATCGCACCGAATGGTGGTACGCGACGGGTTGGCTCGACACGCCCGATCATCAGCCGCTCGGTTTCCAGATCACCTTCTTCCGCTCTGCGACGGGCCACCCGGCAACCGATCCGAGCGCGTTCGCACCAACCCAGCTGATCATCGCGCACGCGGCCCTGAGCGATCCGAAACTCGGACGGCTCGTGCACGATCAGAAGATCGCGCGAGAAGGTTTCGGACTCGCATACGCGAAGCCCGGCAACACCGATATCCGGCTCGACACATGGCGCATGATCCGCGCGTCGGACGGCCGCTACGACGTGTACGCCGACGCCGCCGGCTTCGCGCTGCATCTGACGTTCACGCCGACGCAGGCGCCGCTGCTTCAGGGCGACAATGGCTACTCGCGAAAAGGGCCGCTGGCGGAACAGGCGAGCTACTACTACAGCGAGCCGCAACTGCGCGTCACGGGCAGCGTCACGCGCCCGGCCGCCGACGGCGTCAGCCGCGCCGCCAAACCGACGCCCGTCACGGGCAGCGTGTGGCTCGATCATGAATGGTCGAGCACGCTGCTCGCACACGATGCCGCTGGTTGGGACTGGCTCGGCGCGAACCTGTCGGACGGTGCCGCGCTGATGGCGTTCAAGGTACGCGGCGTGGACGGACATGCGGTATGGGCGCATGCCGCGCTGCGCGCCGCCGATGGCCGCGTGACTCAGTACGGTCCCGGCGAGGTCGACTTCACGCCTGCACGCCAATGGCGGTCGCCGCGCACGGGCACGCAGTATCCCGTCGCGACCGTCGTCCGAACGGGCGACACCCGCTGGCAGCTGACGCCTTTGCTCGACGACCAGGAACTGGATTCGCGCGAATCGACGGGCGCGCTGTACTGGGAAGGCGCCGTCACCGTGAGTCGCAACGGGCAACAGGCGGGACACGGCTATCTCGAACTCACGGGCTACGGTAAACAACTCAGGCTCGATCGGCGCTGA
- a CDS encoding DUF4148 domain-containing protein, whose translation MKSLIKAVAIAAVLAMPAVSFAQANQPVTRAQVRAELVQLEQAGYRPGAGTEAHYPDELQAAQARVNAQNGAASGYGGVANGVSQAGRPGVSAADWNAMYGRP comes from the coding sequence ATGAAGTCGCTTATCAAGGCTGTTGCCATCGCCGCCGTGCTCGCTATGCCTGCCGTATCTTTCGCTCAGGCGAACCAGCCGGTCACGCGCGCGCAGGTTCGCGCCGAACTGGTTCAACTGGAACAGGCCGGCTACCGTCCGGGCGCAGGCACGGAAGCGCATTACCCAGATGAATTGCAAGCTGCACAAGCACGCGTGAACGCGCAGAACGGTGCTGCGAGCGGCTACGGCGGGGTTGCGAACGGCGTATCGCAAGCGGGCCGGCCGGGCGTATCGGCTGCGGACTGGAATGCGATGTACGGCCGTCCGTAA
- a CDS encoding Imm72 family immunity protein yields the protein MSAFIYVAGKNDDDARDRAFYLLKKYTSATLLQRAIDLYREFLRDFEREIKRPEVEIDYSDDLVRFMRFLQPMEYAEPLLTNPTRRAEAFDMLRDSVKFSSYIWGRKYEELGAADPAALFYKLGYREDKTQSVGIFGKASLAGALLSLLFGTLNKKGKLFLSKPLATARTSMCWTYESIFFDDLPINRIPAIRFPAHLSPCPPRNEDNTGEVWSGRQIPVTGIWEPWAINPKIGVRCPNYYLAGDTASQYQFEGTDTLEDVRWRLIWKDSRYASGQTPYEEDEYFAPDPSANLNAPIMRKASPGEVCPESGEWFAPNLNNKTFTMNAGEIMPGPELGSTGAVIWYLKPRSDSGSAL from the coding sequence ATGTCCGCCTTTATCTATGTCGCGGGGAAAAACGATGACGACGCGCGCGACCGCGCGTTCTACCTGCTCAAAAAGTACACGAGTGCGACGCTGTTGCAGCGTGCAATCGATCTGTACCGCGAATTCCTGCGTGACTTCGAACGGGAAATCAAGCGGCCCGAAGTTGAAATCGACTATAGCGATGATCTGGTCCGGTTCATGCGGTTCCTGCAACCGATGGAATATGCCGAACCACTGTTGACCAATCCCACGCGTCGCGCGGAGGCGTTCGATATGTTGCGCGATAGCGTCAAGTTCAGCAGCTATATCTGGGGGCGTAAGTATGAAGAGCTTGGGGCGGCCGATCCAGCAGCCCTGTTCTACAAACTCGGGTATCGGGAAGACAAGACACAATCAGTCGGTATTTTTGGAAAGGCATCCTTAGCGGGCGCATTACTCTCCCTTCTTTTCGGCACGCTAAATAAAAAAGGGAAGCTCTTTCTTAGTAAACCATTAGCGACGGCTCGGACATCAATGTGTTGGACATACGAGAGTATTTTCTTTGATGATCTGCCAATTAACCGGATTCCAGCCATCCGCTTTCCTGCGCATCTTTCCCCATGCCCACCGCGTAACGAAGATAATACGGGCGAGGTTTGGAGTGGCCGCCAGATACCTGTGACGGGCATATGGGAGCCATGGGCGATCAATCCAAAGATCGGTGTTCGTTGCCCCAACTACTATCTTGCGGGTGATACCGCGAGTCAATACCAGTTCGAAGGCACCGATACGTTAGAGGACGTTCGCTGGCGTCTGATCTGGAAAGATTCGCGCTACGCGAGTGGTCAGACTCCATACGAGGAAGACGAGTACTTCGCGCCTGACCCGTCCGCCAACCTTAATGCACCGATCATGCGCAAGGCAAGCCCCGGCGAAGTGTGTCCCGAGAGCGGCGAATGGTTCGCGCCGAACCTGAACAACAAGACATTCACGATGAATGCGGGCGAAATCATGCCTGGACCGGAGCTTGGGTCAACGGGGGCAGTAATCTGGTATCTCAAACCGCGCTCGGATAGCGGCAGCGCACTGTAA
- a CDS encoding TAXI family TRAP transporter solute-binding subunit gives MKGLRPHSPHFLRDHTHPVWRDLALTSLPFVALFAVLVWLVVWLVDPAPPHTITISAGPQDSSFMQIAEEYRKVLGRNGVTLKVLVSDGSVQNLDRLLDPKQKVDVALVQGGVTGGRDTSSLMSLGSVTYVPLVVFYRGSGMTQLSDLDGKRIAIGREGSGTRMLSLKLLEANGIGPGGNTQLLPLDGLDAAKALVSNQVDAALLSGDSATRVLMLRLLGIPGVSVMNFDEATAYTRVFPYLDELDLPPGALDLRRRIPPETIHLISPTAELVARTSLHPAISDLLIEAAQEVHGMAGLLQKAGQFPNPVVREFRISEDAMRYYKSGKSFLYRTLPFWLATVVDRLLVLLLPIAVLLFPALRLIPALFTWRVRSRIYRYYGSLIAIERDAMRDSSAEERSKLLAELDRIEASLDTLRMPLAYADGFYVLREHVRFVRQRLEGARERAHASG, from the coding sequence TGGTCTGGCTGGTCGTGTGGCTCGTCGATCCCGCGCCGCCGCATACGATCACAATCAGCGCGGGCCCGCAGGACAGCTCCTTCATGCAGATCGCCGAGGAGTACAGGAAGGTTCTCGGGCGCAACGGCGTGACGCTCAAGGTGCTGGTTTCGGACGGCTCGGTGCAGAATCTTGACCGGTTGCTCGATCCCAAACAGAAGGTCGATGTCGCCCTGGTGCAGGGCGGCGTGACGGGCGGACGTGATACGTCTTCGCTGATGTCGCTGGGCAGCGTGACGTATGTGCCGCTTGTCGTGTTTTATCGCGGCAGCGGTATGACGCAGCTTTCCGATCTCGATGGCAAGCGTATCGCGATCGGCCGCGAGGGCAGCGGCACGCGCATGCTGTCGCTGAAGCTCCTCGAAGCGAACGGCATCGGGCCGGGCGGCAACACGCAGCTGCTGCCGCTTGACGGGCTCGACGCCGCGAAGGCGCTCGTCTCGAATCAGGTCGATGCGGCGTTGCTGAGCGGCGACTCGGCTACACGCGTCCTGATGCTGCGGCTGCTCGGCATTCCGGGCGTCTCGGTGATGAACTTCGACGAAGCGACCGCCTACACGCGCGTCTTTCCTTATCTCGACGAACTTGATTTGCCGCCCGGCGCGCTCGACCTGCGCCGCCGGATTCCGCCCGAGACGATTCACCTTATCAGCCCGACGGCTGAACTGGTGGCGCGCACGAGTCTGCATCCGGCGATCTCCGACCTGCTGATCGAAGCGGCGCAGGAAGTGCACGGTATGGCGGGCCTGCTGCAGAAAGCGGGGCAGTTCCCGAACCCCGTGGTCCGGGAATTTCGGATCAGCGAGGACGCGATGCGCTACTACAAGTCGGGCAAGAGCTTTCTATACCGCACGCTGCCGTTCTGGCTCGCGACGGTGGTCGACCGTCTGCTGGTGCTGCTGCTGCCGATCGCCGTGCTGCTGTTTCCGGCGTTGCGCCTGATCCCTGCGCTGTTCACCTGGCGGGTGCGTTCACGGATCTATCGATACTACGGCTCGCTGATTGCCATCGAGCGCGATGCGATGCGCGACTCGTCCGCCGAAGAGCGCAGCAAGCTGCTGGCCGAACTGGACAGGATCGAGGCGTCGCTGGACACGCTGCGAATGCCGCTGGCGTACGCCGACGGCTTCTATGTGTTGCGGGAGCACGTGCGTTTCGTGCGACAGCGGCTGGAGGGTGCACGCGAGCGCGCGCATGCAAGCGGGTAA
- a CDS encoding PQQ-dependent sugar dehydrogenase, which translates to MRIHSTFIAALVVPLAACGTPSTAPEEASFGPSPTLPAPDTSLIPTIHVAPVEARPKGTHPTAPPGFAVTPFAANLEHPRWLYTLPNGDVLVAETNTPEPHDTGRGLIGWITKQFQKRAGAGVPSPDRIVLLRDTNGDGIADEQYAFIEDLHSPFGMALIGNHLYVADTDALLRFEYDIGETHIPSPGVKVADLPAGPINHHWTKNILASRDGERLYITVGSNSNAAENGVEAEADRARILEFDIASGTMRPFATGLRNPNGMAWQPESGVLWTAVNERDELGNNLVPDYMTSVKQGAFYGFPFSYYGAHVDTRVKPQNPEMVARAVVPDYALGNHTASLGLAFYDGKLFPNRYRGGAFIGQHGSWNRKPYAGYKVIFVPFKKGEPAGGPEDFLTGFLTPDGHALGRPVGVALDARGALLVADDVGNVVWRVAPATETAGAK; encoded by the coding sequence ATGCGCATCCATTCCACTTTCATCGCGGCCCTGGTCGTTCCGCTCGCCGCGTGCGGGACGCCATCGACGGCACCGGAAGAAGCGAGCTTCGGCCCGTCGCCGACACTGCCCGCTCCCGATACGTCGCTGATCCCGACAATCCACGTTGCACCTGTCGAGGCGCGTCCGAAGGGAACGCATCCGACAGCACCGCCCGGCTTTGCCGTCACGCCGTTCGCCGCGAATCTGGAGCATCCGCGCTGGCTCTACACGCTGCCGAACGGCGATGTGCTGGTCGCCGAGACCAACACGCCGGAACCGCACGACACCGGGCGCGGCCTCATCGGCTGGATCACGAAGCAGTTTCAGAAGCGGGCGGGCGCGGGCGTGCCGAGCCCCGACCGGATCGTGCTGTTGCGCGACACCAATGGCGACGGCATCGCCGACGAGCAATACGCATTCATCGAGGATTTGCATTCGCCGTTCGGCATGGCGCTGATCGGCAACCATCTATATGTCGCCGATACGGACGCGCTGCTGCGTTTCGAATACGACATCGGTGAAACGCACATCCCGTCGCCAGGCGTGAAGGTGGCGGATCTGCCTGCCGGCCCGATCAACCATCACTGGACCAAAAACATTCTTGCGAGCCGCGACGGCGAGCGGCTCTACATCACGGTCGGATCGAACAGCAATGCCGCCGAAAACGGCGTCGAGGCGGAAGCAGACCGTGCGCGCATTCTCGAGTTCGATATCGCGAGCGGCACGATGCGCCCGTTCGCAACGGGACTGCGCAACCCGAACGGAATGGCGTGGCAACCGGAATCGGGCGTGCTATGGACGGCCGTCAATGAACGCGACGAACTCGGCAACAATCTCGTACCCGACTATATGACGTCGGTGAAGCAGGGCGCGTTCTACGGTTTTCCGTTCAGCTACTATGGCGCGCACGTCGATACGCGCGTGAAGCCGCAGAACCCCGAGATGGTTGCACGCGCCGTCGTGCCCGACTATGCGCTCGGCAATCACACGGCTTCTCTGGGACTCGCGTTCTATGACGGCAAGCTGTTCCCGAACCGCTATCGCGGTGGCGCGTTCATCGGTCAGCACGGCTCATGGAACCGAAAGCCATACGCGGGATACAAGGTGATTTTCGTGCCGTTCAAAAAGGGCGAACCGGCGGGCGGCCCGGAAGATTTTCTGACCGGCTTTCTAACGCCGGACGGGCACGCGCTCGGACGGCCTGTCGGCGTCGCGCTGGATGCGCGCGGCGCGCTGCTCGTTGCCGACGATGTCGGCAACGTCGTGTGGCGAGTCGCGCCCGCGACGGAAACGGCGGGCGCGAAATAG
- a CDS encoding Imm72 family immunity protein: MSAFIYVAGKNDDDARDRAFYLLKKYTSATLLQRAIDLYREFLRDFEREIKRPEVEIDYSDDLVRFMRFLQPMEYAEPLLTNPTRRAEAFDMLRDSVKFSSYIWGRKYEELGADDPNDLFYKIGYRRNPEDSIGVFGKANLSSSLLSVALTTINKASVLYLSDKHDARSIKRWTYESIFFDDLPSNAIPPIRFPAQFSKCPPRNEDNTGEVWSGRQIPVTGIWEPWAINPKIGVRCPNYYLVGDTASQYQFEGTDTLEDVRWRLIWKDSRYASGQTPYEEDEYFAPDPSANLNAPIMRKASPGEVCPESGEWFAPNLNNKTFTMNAGEIMPGPELGSTGAVIWYLKPRSDSGSAL; encoded by the coding sequence ATGTCCGCCTTTATCTATGTCGCGGGGAAAAACGATGACGACGCGCGCGACCGCGCGTTCTACCTGCTCAAAAAGTACACGAGTGCGACGCTGCTGCAGCGTGCAATCGATCTGTACCGCGAATTCCTGCGTGACTTCGAACGGGAAATCAAGCGGCCCGAAGTTGAAATCGACTATAGCGATGATCTGGTCCGGTTCATGCGGTTCCTGCAACCGATGGAATATGCCGAACCACTGTTGACCAATCCCACGCGTCGCGCGGAGGCGTTCGATATGTTGCGCGATAGCGTCAAGTTCAGCAGCTATATCTGGGGGCGTAAGTATGAAGAGCTTGGGGCAGATGATCCGAACGACTTGTTTTACAAAATTGGCTATCGTCGTAACCCTGAAGATTCAATCGGAGTATTTGGAAAAGCAAATCTTTCCAGTTCACTATTGTCTGTTGCATTGACAACAATAAATAAAGCGTCTGTTCTTTACTTGAGTGACAAGCATGATGCGCGTTCAATCAAACGGTGGACCTATGAAAGCATTTTTTTTGATGATTTGCCGTCTAATGCCATACCGCCCATCCGCTTCCCAGCGCAATTTTCGAAGTGCCCGCCGCGTAATGAGGACAACACGGGCGAGGTTTGGAGTGGCCGCCAGATACCTGTGACGGGCATATGGGAGCCATGGGCGATCAATCCAAAGATCGGTGTTCGTTGCCCCAACTACTATCTTGTGGGTGATACCGCGAGTCAATACCAGTTCGAAGGCACCGATACGTTAGAGGACGTTCGCTGGCGTCTGATCTGGAAAGATTCGCGCTACGCGAGTGGTCAGACTCCATACGAGGAAGACGAGTACTTCGCGCCTGACCCGTCCGCCAACCTTAATGCACCGATCATGCGCAAGGCAAGCCCCGGCGAAGTGTGTCCCGAGAGCGGCGAATGGTTCGCACCGAACCTGAACAACAAGACATTCACGATGAATGCGGGCGAAATCATGCCTGGACCGGAGCTTGGGTCAACGGGGGCAGTAATCTGGTATCTCAAACCGCGCTCGGATAGCGGCAGCGCACTGTAA
- a CDS encoding type VI secretion system Vgr family protein, which yields MKDERFPFLYRAPARTLSISGDALPTWTPPRVNIKFEESPKPVLIPIYLHGREAIGELFSYTVRMRTDIDIPSFPDNTTIDLDSIVGTQVTIFIDVPGKATPIPGMPGDTGRGNIGFYTREITGRVSAARFVRRDGRSMVYEFEVEPALAEAAKGSNYRIFMGETVTDVIGKILGNYPIAIDWRIGGPHYGKRVYPRRDLIRQHWEADMTSVQRLCEHYGLFYWFEHENGFHRIVIADTMGAFHPHGEAYEQIRFSTNDRIDEEHVDRLDVTSRQTEGKITVVDHDYTEPRVAPSTVPLREDFRDPRDTARADQEVYTYANVSQPRLEEARFDSTPEDTRDDARNVAMVRMQALRCQGLRAKGHGNIRGLTVGRTFHLTDHPYQKSNQEYLVVSATLTIEENDQASGTGQAFRCETDFEIQPTREYFRMPHKTPWPSQAGFEYAIVTGPENQEIWTDVYGRVKCQLIPDREGKLDQDAFIWVLPMQPWQNGQMGSAFVPRIGSQVLIGYVNGNPDMPFIVASSANKRNTPGWKLPFNQWVSGFRSRMEGGHSANHLALVDTKNELQAQLSSDHGTSQLSLGFIRRLLGNEGLKDARGEGFDLRTDFWGSVRAAMGIFITTHGRPNAEGKAKDAGETVTRLTQARDMHEGLVGLAQQHGAQIPDADQSDVTRSIKQQTADLRGTAKGGPNDFPEFATPLIALSSPAGIGTSTAGSTHIQSDEDTAITTGRSIGIAAGKSFHASVLERISLFVRKAGMMLVAASGKIRIEAQGDDIDVIAKKDVQITSEDGWINLTAMKGIRFNGAGTTVELSAAGLLGATNGKFLVHAADHSTDGPRSTPPAFAPKTYTDKSSLSHLYHDGEPVQGAKFDIRYDDGKRYSGTLDNAGHADLSSAPVGAGRMKIGPDSRPVQVKANEPNPDYKPKWGESDFRASANKQNNGDA from the coding sequence ATGAAAGACGAACGTTTCCCCTTTCTGTACAGGGCACCCGCACGCACGCTTTCGATAAGCGGGGATGCTCTCCCGACATGGACGCCACCTCGCGTCAACATCAAATTCGAGGAGTCGCCCAAACCAGTGCTGATTCCGATCTATCTACATGGCCGCGAGGCGATAGGCGAACTCTTTAGCTACACCGTCCGCATGCGAACGGACATAGACATACCTTCGTTTCCCGACAACACCACGATTGACCTGGACAGCATCGTTGGAACTCAGGTCACGATATTCATAGACGTTCCGGGCAAGGCGACTCCCATTCCCGGCATGCCTGGCGACACAGGACGCGGCAACATTGGTTTTTATACGCGCGAGATTACCGGACGCGTCAGCGCGGCCCGGTTTGTACGCCGTGACGGCCGATCCATGGTTTATGAATTCGAGGTTGAGCCCGCATTGGCCGAAGCCGCCAAAGGTAGCAACTACCGGATTTTCATGGGCGAAACTGTCACGGACGTTATCGGCAAGATTCTTGGAAATTATCCCATCGCAATTGACTGGCGCATTGGCGGACCGCATTACGGGAAGCGGGTATATCCACGGCGCGACCTGATACGTCAACACTGGGAAGCAGACATGACCAGTGTACAGCGCCTGTGTGAGCACTACGGGCTGTTCTACTGGTTCGAGCACGAAAACGGCTTTCACCGGATCGTCATTGCCGACACCATGGGCGCATTTCACCCGCACGGTGAAGCCTATGAGCAGATCCGCTTTTCAACCAATGACCGCATTGACGAAGAACACGTCGACCGCCTTGACGTAACGAGCCGTCAGACCGAAGGCAAGATTACCGTTGTCGATCATGACTACACGGAGCCTCGTGTCGCGCCCTCGACAGTCCCTCTGCGTGAGGATTTTCGCGACCCGCGTGACACTGCGCGGGCCGACCAAGAGGTCTATACGTATGCGAATGTGAGCCAGCCGCGTCTCGAGGAGGCGCGATTTGACTCCACTCCCGAAGACACCCGCGACGATGCACGTAATGTTGCGATGGTGCGGATGCAGGCACTACGTTGCCAGGGGTTGCGTGCGAAGGGACACGGTAATATCCGCGGGCTGACGGTTGGACGTACATTCCATCTGACCGATCACCCGTACCAGAAATCGAACCAGGAATATCTGGTTGTATCTGCAACATTGACGATTGAGGAAAACGATCAGGCCAGCGGCACCGGCCAGGCGTTTCGCTGCGAGACGGATTTCGAAATCCAGCCCACGCGTGAATATTTCCGCATGCCGCACAAAACGCCCTGGCCATCCCAGGCGGGTTTCGAGTACGCCATCGTCACCGGCCCGGAAAATCAGGAAATATGGACCGATGTGTACGGTCGTGTGAAGTGCCAACTGATACCCGACCGCGAAGGCAAGCTGGATCAGGACGCCTTTATATGGGTATTACCCATGCAGCCGTGGCAAAACGGCCAGATGGGATCCGCCTTTGTGCCGCGCATTGGCAGCCAGGTGTTAATCGGCTATGTGAACGGAAATCCCGACATGCCGTTCATTGTTGCGAGCAGCGCAAACAAGCGCAACACGCCGGGATGGAAACTGCCGTTTAACCAGTGGGTATCTGGATTCCGTAGTCGAATGGAAGGCGGCCACAGCGCCAACCATCTCGCGCTGGTTGATACGAAGAACGAACTTCAGGCGCAACTCTCGAGCGATCATGGCACAAGTCAGTTAAGCCTCGGCTTTATTCGCCGCCTCCTAGGTAACGAGGGGCTAAAGGATGCTCGCGGGGAAGGCTTTGACCTGCGCACCGATTTTTGGGGTTCGGTGCGCGCCGCGATGGGCATCTTTATCACGACGCACGGGCGCCCCAATGCAGAAGGGAAGGCCAAGGATGCGGGCGAAACTGTCACCCGTCTGACGCAGGCGCGCGACATGCACGAGGGGCTGGTGGGGCTCGCGCAGCAGCACGGCGCACAGATACCCGACGCAGACCAGAGTGACGTAACGCGCTCCATCAAGCAGCAGACCGCCGACCTTCGCGGCACAGCAAAGGGCGGCCCCAATGATTTCCCCGAGTTTGCCACTCCGCTTATCGCGCTTTCGAGTCCCGCAGGCATTGGAACTTCCACGGCGGGCAGTACGCATATCCAGAGTGACGAGGACACTGCCATCACGACTGGGCGCAGCATCGGCATTGCGGCGGGCAAGTCGTTTCACGCTTCGGTGCTCGAAAGGATTTCGCTGTTCGTGCGCAAGGCGGGCATGATGCTTGTCGCCGCATCGGGAAAAATCCGCATCGAGGCCCAGGGCGACGACATCGACGTAATAGCGAAGAAAGACGTTCAAATCACGAGCGAGGATGGCTGGATCAATCTGACCGCCATGAAGGGCATACGCTTTAACGGCGCGGGAACGACCGTTGAACTGAGCGCTGCCGGATTGCTTGGCGCTACGAATGGGAAATTTCTCGTTCACGCCGCCGACCATTCAACCGACGGCCCGCGGTCCACGCCTCCTGCGTTCGCGCCGAAGACGTACACCGACAAGTCGTCACTGTCGCATCTGTATCACGACGGCGAACCGGTCCAGGGTGCGAAGTTCGACATTCGTTACGACGATGGCAAACGCTACAGCGGCACGCTTGACAACGCGGGGCACGCCGATCTGAGTAGCGCGCCTGTCGGTGCCGGCAGGATGAAGATCGGGCCGGATTCGCGCCCGGTGCAGGTCAAGGCCAATGAACCAAATCCCGACTACAAGCCGAAGTGGGGTGAAAGCGATTTCCGTGCATCCGCAAACAAGCAGAACAACGGTGACGCATGA
- a CDS encoding PAAR domain-containing protein, with protein sequence MKDVQGRDVARFGDSTDHGGKIIQAADNLTHMGIRVALDGHLTECPKCGGTYPIIATGKRTHRGTRVAYLGDKTACGATLVRA encoded by the coding sequence ATGAAGGACGTACAAGGCCGGGACGTGGCCCGGTTCGGTGATTCAACCGATCACGGAGGAAAAATCATCCAGGCCGCTGATAATCTGACGCATATGGGAATACGTGTTGCGCTCGATGGGCATCTCACCGAATGTCCGAAATGTGGTGGCACGTACCCTATCATTGCGACGGGCAAACGCACGCATCGCGGTACGCGTGTGGCGTACCTTGGCGACAAGACGGCCTGCGGGGCCACACTGGTTCGCGCGTAA